The proteins below come from a single Burkholderia humptydooensis genomic window:
- the thiS gene encoding sulfur carrier protein ThiS produces MDIQVNQQTLSLPDGATLADALTAYGARPPFAVAVNGAFVARTQHAARTLAAGDKLDIVHPVAGG; encoded by the coding sequence ATGGACATCCAGGTCAACCAACAGACGCTCTCGCTGCCCGACGGCGCGACGCTCGCCGACGCGCTCACCGCATACGGCGCGCGTCCGCCTTTCGCGGTCGCGGTCAACGGCGCGTTCGTCGCGCGCACGCAGCATGCGGCGCGCACACTCGCCGCGGGCGACAAGCTCGACATCGTGCATCCGGTCGCGGGCGGCTGA